The Streptomyces sp. NL15-2K genome contains a region encoding:
- a CDS encoding transposase — protein MGAWLCFEDEAGQGLRPPKGRTWGHRGRTPVVRVTAAGTKRVSMAALICTKTGHRPRLIYRIHLDRGPAKHRRKGFTETDYARLLDAAHQQLGGPLVLVWDNLNTHVSRTMRELIAARLWLTVYQLPAYAPELNPVEGVWSHLKRSLANLTKHSLDQLTALVKTRLKRMQYRPRLIEGLIAKTGLDLQPP, from the coding sequence TTGGGCGCCTGGCTCTGCTTCGAGGACGAAGCCGGCCAGGGCCTGAGGCCGCCCAAGGGCCGCACCTGGGGCCACCGGGGCCGCACCCCGGTAGTGCGGGTCACCGCCGCAGGCACCAAACGTGTCTCCATGGCGGCGCTGATCTGCACCAAAACCGGCCATCGGCCCCGGCTGATCTACCGCATCCACCTCGACCGCGGCCCCGCCAAGCACCGGCGCAAGGGCTTCACCGAGACCGACTACGCCCGCCTGCTCGATGCCGCGCACCAGCAGCTCGGCGGCCCCCTCGTCCTGGTCTGGGACAATCTGAACACGCATGTCAGCCGCACCATGCGGGAGCTGATCGCGGCCCGATTATGGCTGACCGTCTACCAACTACCGGCGTACGCCCCGGAGCTCAACCCCGTCGAGGGCGTGTGGTCGCACCTGAAGAGATCGCTGGCCAACCTCACGAAACACAGCCTCGACCAGCTCACCGCGTTGGTGAAGACGCGGCTGAAACGGATGCAGTACCGCCCCCGCCTCATCGAAGGCCTCATCGCCAAGACGGGGCTCGACCTCCAACCGCCGTAA
- a CDS encoding Shedu anti-phage system protein SduA domain-containing protein codes for MTRHDIFNYLREISSPWWGKLDEVTFLEHLYDLDQPAPENSRLPTVRADIQQHRINNEDLDDDWIFEDPRLELFDGPDEVLLAFLARTVHPEVAAGVEEAMKQVEELNRLLAPDGWGLRSYEFLSGRPIYTPVRLPPTGPLVSLPLNDDDTGKLDLVLGQTYSLLDCAGEEPACDLLRTAVLTLRRDGGFFHPMPGDGWTAATYEAVLTVERELQPACTPEMKEVIWRTLEPLLSQLGRTDVQNLVVEGDTRPLPNIPPDWRTEAAAPATPIVRGLRISFSTTEFDVTRRDFADLEIRAAQDSSGFHYLYDTRARRMITDFVLDDRPQVATLCSVTIIKKGDTFTPRIKLWKKDKRKAGEVSATYTVPDTGATRAVKALVDTGDVHENFWKVINFLQGCAGLSTPGGSLQLVAGDEGQLTQLLAGQDRTMVLGAVRTAIGGGLTEEDIRLISNRREQLQRFERLLTDRDYFQQEESLATTRGAEAVWQAFFEANQWIFGYGLNLIACESIGDGKLERITTGANIFGGAGKRIDAIMRSKGLISSMLFCEIKTHDTELLAKTQYRAGVYQASKELGGGVAQVQKTASKAQQLISREFLTRFYDDDGTPTGVELSTTRPRQVVVIGSLREFTHNGAVNPEKINSFELYRTSIQDIEIITFDELYQRACFIVEDR; via the coding sequence GTGACGCGGCACGACATCTTCAACTACCTGCGCGAGATATCGAGCCCCTGGTGGGGGAAACTGGACGAGGTCACGTTCCTGGAGCACCTCTACGACCTGGACCAGCCTGCCCCCGAGAACAGCCGGCTCCCGACTGTCCGCGCTGACATCCAACAGCACCGGATTAACAACGAAGACCTGGACGACGACTGGATCTTCGAGGACCCCCGGTTGGAGCTCTTCGACGGACCGGACGAGGTGCTGCTCGCCTTCCTGGCGCGAACGGTCCATCCCGAGGTCGCGGCCGGTGTCGAGGAGGCGATGAAGCAGGTTGAGGAGCTGAACCGGCTGCTGGCACCGGACGGATGGGGTCTGCGTTCATACGAGTTCCTCTCGGGCCGCCCTATCTACACGCCGGTCCGGCTTCCGCCTACGGGACCGCTGGTCTCGCTGCCGCTGAATGACGACGACACGGGCAAGCTCGATTTGGTCCTCGGGCAGACTTACAGCCTCCTGGACTGCGCCGGCGAGGAGCCCGCATGTGACCTGTTGCGCACGGCTGTCCTGACCCTGCGCCGTGATGGTGGCTTCTTCCACCCCATGCCTGGTGACGGTTGGACGGCGGCAACCTACGAGGCAGTCCTGACCGTGGAGCGCGAGCTCCAGCCCGCCTGCACCCCGGAGATGAAGGAGGTGATCTGGCGGACACTGGAACCCCTGCTCAGCCAGCTCGGACGCACCGACGTCCAGAACCTTGTGGTCGAAGGCGATACCCGGCCGCTGCCCAACATCCCACCGGACTGGCGGACTGAGGCTGCGGCACCCGCTACCCCCATCGTTCGCGGTCTCCGCATCTCCTTCTCCACTACCGAGTTCGACGTCACCCGCAGGGACTTCGCCGATCTGGAGATCCGTGCCGCGCAGGACAGCAGCGGGTTCCACTACCTCTACGACACCCGCGCACGCCGGATGATCACCGACTTCGTCCTCGACGACCGCCCCCAGGTGGCCACCCTGTGCAGCGTCACCATCATCAAGAAGGGCGACACCTTCACGCCGAGGATCAAGCTGTGGAAGAAGGACAAGAGGAAGGCAGGGGAGGTCTCCGCCACGTATACGGTGCCCGATACCGGGGCCACCCGGGCTGTCAAGGCGCTCGTTGACACCGGGGATGTCCACGAGAACTTCTGGAAGGTCATCAACTTCCTCCAGGGTTGTGCGGGGCTGAGCACGCCTGGCGGCTCCCTCCAGCTCGTGGCCGGGGACGAGGGCCAACTGACCCAGCTGCTGGCCGGCCAGGACCGGACGATGGTTCTCGGCGCGGTCAGGACTGCGATTGGGGGTGGGCTCACCGAAGAGGACATCCGGCTGATCAGCAACCGCAGAGAGCAGCTCCAGAGGTTCGAGCGGCTGCTGACCGATCGGGACTACTTCCAGCAGGAGGAGAGCCTGGCAACGACGCGCGGGGCGGAGGCGGTCTGGCAGGCCTTCTTCGAGGCGAACCAGTGGATCTTCGGCTACGGACTCAACCTCATCGCCTGCGAATCCATCGGCGACGGCAAGCTGGAACGCATCACCACCGGCGCGAACATTTTCGGCGGAGCCGGGAAACGCATCGACGCCATCATGCGTTCCAAGGGCCTGATCAGCAGCATGCTCTTCTGTGAAATCAAGACCCACGACACGGAGCTGCTCGCCAAGACCCAGTACCGCGCGGGCGTCTACCAGGCCTCAAAAGAACTGGGCGGCGGCGTGGCGCAGGTGCAGAAGACCGCCAGCAAGGCCCAGCAGCTCATCTCCCGCGAGTTCCTCACCCGCTTCTACGACGACGACGGCACCCCGACCGGCGTCGAACTGTCCACTACCCGGCCCCGGCAGGTCGTGGTGATCGGCAGTCTGCGCGAGTTCACTCACAACGGTGCCGTGAACCCCGAGAAGATCAACTCCTTCGAGCTGTACCGGACATCGATCCAGGACATCGAGATCATCACATTCGACGAGCTCTACCAGCGAGCGTGCTTCATCGTCGAAGATCGCTAG
- a CDS encoding DUF6207 family protein: MDPIHKTHVSEPGLLVVDVADADDATALAFQQLLADRWATATAEQTTRDAGQPGVRLRCYLDLRQQLTAAAVAGPTVEPTTARP; this comes from the coding sequence ATGGACCCGATCCACAAGACGCACGTGAGCGAGCCGGGCCTGCTCGTCGTCGACGTCGCGGACGCCGACGACGCCACCGCGCTCGCCTTCCAGCAGCTGCTCGCCGACCGGTGGGCGACGGCCACAGCGGAGCAGACGACGCGGGACGCCGGTCAGCCCGGCGTACGGCTGCGCTGCTACCTGGACCTGCGCCAGCAGCTCACCGCGGCCGCTGTGGCCGGCCCGACCGTGGAGCCGACCACGGCCCGGCCCTGA
- a CDS encoding winged helix-turn-helix domain-containing protein, translated as MRYPDGGGLTAEERARREQVRLAAADLIEAGGSDREVARRFRVTRMSANRWRRALASGGRQALASKGPGGARCKLDAGQLRVLETVLDAGPAASGWSDQCWTLARIAEVVRRRFGVEYTLAGLDLLLHRIGWSVQVPSRKATERDEAKIAAWKDEQWPVIKRGRRTWAPGSASRTKPARA; from the coding sequence ATGAGGTATCCCGATGGCGGTGGATTGACGGCTGAGGAACGGGCTCGGCGTGAGCAAGTCCGGCTGGCAGCTGCTGACCTGATCGAGGCCGGGGGCAGTGACCGGGAGGTCGCCCGACGGTTCAGGGTGACCCGGATGTCGGCGAATCGATGGCGGCGGGCGTTGGCTTCAGGCGGTCGGCAGGCCCTGGCCTCCAAGGGCCCCGGCGGCGCCCGCTGCAAGCTCGACGCGGGACAACTGCGCGTGCTGGAGACGGTGTTGGATGCCGGCCCGGCCGCCTCCGGCTGGAGTGACCAGTGCTGGACGCTGGCGAGGATCGCCGAGGTCGTGCGCCGCCGGTTCGGCGTCGAGTACACCCTGGCCGGGCTGGACCTGCTGCTGCACCGCATCGGCTGGAGCGTGCAGGTCCCCTCCCGCAAGGCCACCGAGCGGGACGAGGCGAAGATCGCCGCATGGAAGGACGAGCAGTGGCCCGTCATAAAAAGAGGGCGGCGGACTTGGGCGCCTGGCTCTGCTTCGAGGACGAAGCCGGCCAGGGCCTGA
- a CDS encoding peptide deformylase, giving the protein MTAEITSRMQASGIVQEGDPVLLEVARAFVFPAEVQEAARVVEALNAAADRVAALHDFAKGMGIAAPQIGIGRALAIVRPPAGEPLTLLSPVVVEGSSRAR; this is encoded by the coding sequence ATGACGGCGGAGATCACCAGCCGGATGCAGGCGTCCGGGATCGTTCAGGAAGGCGACCCGGTACTGCTCGAAGTCGCTCGTGCCTTCGTGTTCCCGGCGGAGGTTCAGGAAGCGGCTCGGGTGGTCGAGGCGCTGAACGCTGCTGCCGATCGTGTCGCGGCGCTTCATGACTTCGCGAAGGGGATGGGCATCGCGGCGCCGCAGATCGGAATCGGGAGAGCCCTAGCCATCGTCCGGCCGCCGGCGGGCGAGCCCTTGACATTGCTCAGCCCGGTGGTGGTCGAGGGCTCGTCCCGCGCCCGCTGA
- a CDS encoding ATP-dependent DNA ligase — protein MTWSLPEPMLTVAADSPALSAGRAAEPKWDGYRAQLAVYAGGRVLLRSRRGTDMTASFPEIRAAALAQLPEDTGLDGELVVWERDRLAFERLQQRLARRGAAAAQAAREWPAHFVAFDLVHRGDDLTGWPYARRRAALETLFAERGLTAPWVLCPSTTDPAVAREWLSWTAAGVEGLCFKRLEESYRWGVRSWRKYKVRVTTEAVIGAVTGSLAAPRTLLLGRYDPASRPRYVGRSTTLSGAAGRAVADQLAPPRGVHPWTGWTFSAGWGTQRTLDAVLVQPEVVMEVDVDVARDSAGRWRHPARPHRIRADVDVAEVPLFGEGGAL, from the coding sequence ATGACCTGGTCCTTGCCCGAGCCGATGCTCACCGTGGCCGCGGACAGCCCTGCGCTGTCCGCTGGGCGGGCCGCGGAACCCAAGTGGGACGGCTACCGTGCTCAGCTCGCCGTGTACGCGGGCGGGCGGGTGCTGCTGCGCTCACGGCGCGGCACGGACATGACGGCCTCGTTCCCCGAGATCCGGGCGGCGGCCCTGGCGCAGCTGCCGGAGGACACTGGGCTGGATGGCGAGCTGGTGGTGTGGGAGCGGGACCGGCTGGCGTTCGAGCGGCTGCAGCAGCGGCTCGCCCGGCGCGGGGCAGCTGCCGCTCAGGCGGCACGGGAGTGGCCGGCGCACTTCGTGGCCTTCGACCTGGTCCACCGAGGCGACGACCTGACTGGCTGGCCGTACGCCCGGCGCCGTGCGGCGCTGGAGACGCTGTTCGCGGAGCGCGGCCTGACGGCACCGTGGGTGCTGTGCCCGTCGACGACCGACCCGGCCGTGGCGCGGGAGTGGCTGTCGTGGACTGCGGCCGGGGTGGAGGGACTGTGCTTCAAGCGGCTGGAGGAGTCCTATCGCTGGGGTGTGCGGTCGTGGCGGAAGTACAAGGTGAGGGTCACCACGGAAGCCGTGATCGGCGCGGTCACCGGGTCGCTTGCCGCGCCCCGCACGCTGTTGCTGGGCCGCTACGACCCGGCGAGCCGCCCGCGGTACGTCGGCCGCAGCACCACCCTGTCCGGGGCCGCCGGCCGCGCTGTGGCCGACCAGCTGGCCCCGCCGCGCGGCGTGCATCCGTGGACGGGCTGGACGTTCTCGGCAGGCTGGGGAACGCAGCGCACCCTCGATGCCGTCCTGGTGCAGCCGGAGGTCGTGATGGAAGTCGACGTCGACGTCGCCCGCGACAGCGCCGGACGGTGGCGGCACCCGGCCCGCCCCCACCGCATCCGCGCGGACGTCGACGTGGCGGAGGTGCCGCTGTTCGGCGAAGGCGGCGCCCTGTAA
- a CDS encoding peptide deformylase yields MLRVEHESVDSLRRFSVFERGLARLVAHELDHLAGKLYRARMRPGVEPMPVAEYRGSGSAWQYRR; encoded by the coding sequence ATGCTCCGCGTTGAGCACGAATCCGTCGACAGCCTTCGCCGCTTCTCCGTCTTCGAACGAGGGCTTGCCCGCCTGGTCGCTCACGAACTCGACCACCTCGCGGGCAAGCTGTATCGGGCGCGCATGCGCCCTGGGGTCGAGCCGATGCCGGTGGCCGAGTACCGAGGTTCGGGCTCAGCTTGGCAATACCGGCGCTGA
- a CDS encoding aldehyde dehydrogenase family protein encodes MTSTTLPTTEDLRARARASLKRIGVTIPDGTDFHARTPITGEDLFGLTAATVADTEEAVTATREAFLTWRSTPAPRRGELVRRLGELLRGHKRDLADLITIEAGKIRSEALGEVQEMIDICDFAVGLSRQLYGRTIASERPGHRLAETWHPLGVAGVISAFNFPAAVWSWNSAVALACGDTVVWKPSELTPLISLACDRLLAQAAEEAGAPRDVHRLLLGDRAIGEKLVDDPRVALISATGSTRMGREVGPRVAARFGRSLLELGGNNAAVIAPSADLDLAVQSIVFAAAGTAGQRCTTLRRLIVHRDIADTLVARLTAAYAKLPIGDPFDEGTLVGPLISTTALDGMQDALTRAQAQGGKILAGGNRRLADTAPQAAYVEPVIVRVDEQTDVVREETFVPILYVLTYDTFEEAIALHNDVPQGLSSSVFTRDQQEAELFLSSEGSDCGIANVNIGTSGAEIGGAFGGEKETGGGRESGSDAWRAYMRPATNTINYSSRLALAQNVSFL; translated from the coding sequence ATGACCAGCACCACCCTGCCCACCACGGAGGACTTGCGCGCCCGTGCCCGTGCGAGCCTGAAGCGCATCGGCGTCACCATCCCGGACGGCACCGACTTCCACGCCCGTACGCCCATCACCGGCGAGGACCTCTTCGGCCTGACCGCCGCGACCGTCGCCGACACCGAGGAGGCCGTCACCGCCACCCGCGAGGCGTTCCTCACCTGGCGCAGCACTCCTGCGCCCCGCCGCGGCGAACTGGTCCGCCGACTGGGCGAGTTGCTGCGCGGTCACAAGCGCGACCTGGCCGACCTCATCACCATCGAGGCGGGTAAGATCCGCTCGGAGGCGCTCGGCGAGGTCCAGGAGATGATCGACATCTGCGACTTCGCGGTCGGCCTGTCCCGTCAGCTCTACGGGCGCACCATCGCCTCCGAGCGCCCCGGCCACCGCCTCGCCGAGACCTGGCACCCGCTGGGAGTGGCCGGCGTCATCTCCGCGTTCAACTTCCCCGCAGCCGTGTGGTCGTGGAACAGCGCCGTGGCCTTGGCGTGCGGCGACACGGTGGTCTGGAAGCCCTCCGAGTTGACCCCGCTGATCTCCCTGGCCTGCGACCGACTGCTGGCCCAGGCCGCCGAAGAGGCCGGCGCCCCCCGCGACGTACACCGCCTGCTGCTCGGGGACCGCGCCATCGGCGAGAAACTCGTGGACGACCCGCGCGTCGCTCTCATCAGCGCCACCGGTTCCACCCGTATGGGCCGCGAGGTCGGCCCCCGCGTCGCGGCCCGCTTCGGGCGCAGCCTGCTGGAACTCGGCGGCAACAATGCCGCCGTCATCGCCCCCTCGGCCGATCTCGACCTCGCCGTCCAGAGCATCGTCTTCGCCGCCGCGGGCACGGCGGGCCAGCGCTGCACCACCTTGCGCCGCCTCATCGTCCACCGCGACATCGCCGACACGCTCGTCGCGCGTCTGACGGCCGCGTACGCCAAGCTCCCCATCGGCGACCCGTTCGACGAGGGCACCCTCGTCGGACCGCTCATCTCCACTACGGCACTCGACGGCATGCAGGACGCCCTCACCCGGGCCCAGGCACAGGGCGGCAAGATCCTCGCGGGCGGGAACCGGCGGCTGGCCGACACGGCGCCGCAGGCCGCGTACGTCGAGCCTGTCATCGTCCGCGTCGACGAGCAGACCGACGTCGTCCGGGAAGAGACCTTCGTCCCCATCCTCTACGTGCTGACCTACGACACGTTCGAGGAGGCCATCGCGCTGCACAACGACGTCCCGCAGGGCCTGTCCTCCAGTGTCTTCACCCGAGACCAACAGGAGGCCGAGCTGTTCCTCTCCTCCGAGGGCTCCGACTGCGGCATCGCCAACGTCAACATCGGCACTTCCGGAGCGGAGATCGGCGGTGCCTTCGGCGGCGAGAAGGAGACCGGCGGCGGCCGCGAGTCCGGCTCCGACGCCTGGCGCGCCTACATGCGCCCGGCCACTAACACCATCAACTACTCCAGCCGTCTCGCCCTCGCCCAGAACGTCAGTTTCCTCTAG
- a CDS encoding VOC family protein has translation MISQWQLRAAFAARLSDMYGREVPAYTTLVDVSREVNQDVLRAQGADAERLGAISRVTAERHGAIRVGTPAELRQVARVFGALGMHPVGFYDLREAASSAVPVVSTAFRPVDGEELARSPFRVFTSMLTPADPRFFDDDLRSRLETFLAARELFPQELLALADRAEAERELPEDDAEGFLQLAVAAFELSNQPIDKAWYETLERVSAVAADIGGVRSTHINHLTPRVLDIDELYRRMTERGVEMIDTIQGPPRWKGPDLLLRQTSFRALAEPRALRTPDGSVLSGALRVRFGEVEARGIAVTREGRALYDRLIALVDQQAALRPGADRAELARALWAEHVPGTERELAAQGLAYFTYSVAPDRPRDGSRPPTGINDLVEQGWVRAEPVVYEDFLPRSAAGIFQSNLSGEGSRDNEQEGAAYDSEWLSGAIDREVLDPFALYRRQQNNSLAQVARELQLDSALG, from the coding sequence ATGATCAGCCAGTGGCAGCTGCGCGCCGCCTTCGCCGCCCGGCTCTCGGACATGTACGGGCGGGAGGTCCCCGCCTACACCACGCTCGTTGACGTCTCGCGCGAGGTCAACCAGGACGTCCTGCGCGCGCAGGGCGCCGACGCGGAACGGCTCGGCGCCATCAGCCGGGTGACCGCGGAACGGCACGGCGCCATCCGCGTCGGCACCCCCGCCGAACTGCGCCAGGTCGCCCGCGTCTTCGGGGCCCTGGGCATGCACCCGGTCGGCTTCTACGACCTGCGGGAGGCCGCCTCCAGCGCGGTGCCCGTCGTGTCGACCGCGTTCCGTCCCGTCGACGGCGAGGAACTGGCCCGCAGCCCCTTCCGTGTCTTCACCTCCATGCTCACCCCCGCGGACCCCCGGTTCTTCGACGACGATCTACGCTCCCGCCTGGAGACGTTCCTCGCCGCCCGCGAACTGTTCCCGCAGGAGCTGCTCGCCCTGGCCGACCGGGCGGAGGCCGAGCGTGAACTGCCCGAGGACGATGCCGAGGGGTTCCTCCAACTGGCAGTGGCCGCCTTCGAGTTGTCGAACCAGCCGATCGACAAGGCCTGGTACGAGACGCTGGAGCGGGTCTCCGCCGTGGCCGCGGACATCGGCGGCGTCCGCAGCACCCACATCAACCACCTCACCCCGCGTGTCCTGGACATCGACGAGCTCTACCGGCGCATGACCGAGCGCGGCGTCGAGATGATCGACACCATCCAGGGACCTCCCCGGTGGAAGGGCCCCGACCTGCTGTTGCGCCAGACGTCCTTCCGGGCGCTGGCCGAGCCCCGCGCCCTGCGCACCCCGGACGGCAGCGTGCTCAGCGGTGCCCTGCGGGTGCGGTTCGGCGAGGTCGAGGCCCGCGGCATCGCCGTGACCCGTGAGGGTCGCGCACTCTACGACCGCCTGATCGCCCTCGTCGACCAGCAGGCAGCACTCCGTCCCGGAGCCGACCGGGCCGAACTCGCGCGCGCCCTGTGGGCCGAGCACGTCCCCGGCACCGAGCGGGAGCTCGCCGCCCAGGGACTCGCGTACTTCACCTACAGCGTCGCGCCCGACCGGCCCCGGGACGGCAGCCGCCCGCCCACCGGCATCAACGACCTGGTGGAACAGGGCTGGGTACGGGCCGAGCCCGTCGTCTACGAGGACTTCCTGCCCCGTTCCGCGGCCGGCATCTTCCAGTCCAACCTCAGCGGCGAGGGCTCCAGGGACAACGAGCAGGAAGGCGCCGCCTACGACAGCGAATGGCTCTCCGGCGCCATCGACCGCGAAGTCCTCGACCCCTTCGCCTTGTACCGGCGGCAGCAGAACAACTCCCTCGCCCAGGTCGCCCGGGAGCTGCAACTCGACAGCGCGCTCGGCTGA
- a CDS encoding IS701 family transposase, with product MTARRPCPPAPGPLEEYAARFDDLFGSLAQRRGFREYLTGLLAPRDRNKTITCLAGAEPVVGAGGPGVQRLQFFLSEAAWDADRVNGRRLELPRVQEATAPHSGGVIVIDDSGDREAGTATAHVGRQWLGRLGKTDNGIVTVTTVWTDGRIYYPLHAQPYTPARRFPRGRADPGFRTKPQISAALAVRGKEAGFACRAVVADCAYSTSDDWYLALRDAGLPCVVALKPHRGTWARADQPHTPIDAARALAGTDPDHPGDWRPIERHFRDGHTETWWAADARLGGYGPDSPCRLVVATTDPVGLPEKATWYLATNLPHPDAPHATTSVHPPANLAEIVRLHGLRPWIEQSYKQIKDELGWADFQVRSDTAIRRHQTLVNCAFTFCWDQWFAPPGALDDTAPDPCPDDRPERGHRHTPRAPIALLARALRAVRSWLTPAITLRSWWRAWTDKDPPLELQALLDAVTAGRPLDLYRRV from the coding sequence ATGACCGCCCGCCGTCCGTGTCCGCCCGCGCCGGGTCCGTTGGAGGAGTACGCGGCCCGGTTCGATGACCTCTTCGGCAGCCTGGCTCAGCGACGGGGATTTCGTGAGTATCTGACCGGGCTACTGGCGCCGCGGGACCGGAACAAGACGATCACGTGTCTGGCCGGGGCGGAGCCGGTGGTCGGTGCCGGCGGCCCGGGGGTGCAGCGGCTGCAGTTCTTCCTGTCCGAAGCCGCCTGGGACGCCGACCGGGTCAACGGGCGGCGGCTTGAGCTGCCGCGGGTGCAGGAGGCGACCGCGCCGCACAGTGGCGGGGTGATCGTCATCGACGACTCCGGAGACCGCGAGGCCGGCACGGCCACCGCACACGTGGGACGGCAGTGGCTGGGCCGGCTGGGCAAGACCGACAACGGCATCGTCACGGTGACCACGGTGTGGACCGACGGACGGATCTACTACCCGCTGCACGCGCAGCCGTACACCCCCGCCCGTCGCTTCCCCCGCGGCCGGGCCGATCCCGGCTTCCGTACCAAGCCGCAGATCTCCGCCGCCCTCGCGGTGCGCGGCAAGGAAGCGGGCTTCGCCTGCCGGGCCGTGGTGGCCGACTGCGCCTACTCCACCAGCGACGACTGGTACCTCGCCCTGCGCGACGCCGGACTGCCCTGCGTCGTCGCGCTCAAGCCGCACCGCGGCACCTGGGCCCGCGCCGACCAGCCACACACCCCGATCGACGCCGCCCGCGCGCTCGCCGGCACCGACCCCGACCATCCAGGCGACTGGAGGCCCATCGAGCGCCACTTCCGTGACGGGCACACCGAGACCTGGTGGGCCGCCGATGCCCGCCTGGGCGGCTACGGCCCCGACTCACCCTGCCGACTGGTCGTGGCCACCACCGACCCGGTCGGCCTGCCGGAGAAGGCCACCTGGTACCTGGCCACCAACCTGCCCCACCCCGACGCCCCGCACGCCACCACCAGCGTCCACCCGCCCGCCAACCTCGCCGAGATCGTCCGCCTTCACGGGCTGCGGCCCTGGATCGAGCAAAGCTACAAACAGATCAAGGACGAACTCGGCTGGGCCGACTTTCAGGTCCGCTCCGACACCGCGATCCGGCGTCACCAGACGCTGGTGAACTGCGCGTTCACCTTCTGCTGGGACCAGTGGTTCGCCCCACCCGGGGCGCTGGACGACACCGCACCAGATCCCTGCCCCGACGACCGGCCAGAGAGGGGGCACCGTCACACCCCACGAGCCCCAATTGCCCTGCTGGCCAGGGCATTACGGGCCGTCCGCTCCTGGCTCACCCCGGCCATTACCCTGCGCAGCTGGTGGCGAGCCTGGACCGACAAGGACCCGCCGCTCGAACTTCAAGCCCTCCTCGACGCGGTCACCGCCGGCAGACCCCTTGATCTATACCGCCGGGTTTGA
- a CDS encoding peptide deformylase, which yields MTTPSIAATVHTFSKGMGVAAPQIGVGRRAAIVRPAEGDAITLLNPVVVEESADTDEQFEGCLSFFDVRGKVPRPRTLRVRHQDFDGTCQTTVFTDGLARLVAHEVDHLLSGAESTACRV from the coding sequence GTGACCACACCGTCCATTGCGGCAACAGTGCACACCTTCAGCAAGGGGATGGGCGTAGCCGCTCCACAAATCGGGGTCGGTCGGCGTGCGGCCATCGTCCGCCCGGCCGAGGGCGATGCCATCACTCTCTTGAACCCCGTGGTGGTCGAGGAGTCGGCAGACACCGATGAGCAGTTCGAGGGTTGTCTGTCGTTCTTCGATGTCCGCGGCAAGGTTCCCCGCCCGCGCACGCTGCGGGTACGGCATCAGGACTTCGACGGGACGTGTCAGACGACGGTCTTCACCGATGGGCTCGCCCGGCTGGTCGCGCACGAAGTCGATCATCTGTTGTCAGGTGCTGAATCGACGGCTTGCCGTGTTTGA
- a CDS encoding GNAT family N-acetyltransferase → MTSADFDDHPERALLDRLEEYYNAVPRHGARVEDHGPLTLFVREGQGWPFYARPARGWSGPLESIDVQKVRARQRELGIAESFEWVAETTPTLRAAAEESGLVVHEHPLMVLDPGTPAAPLEGLSGNTSVQIIGADDPILPSALAVPHLAFAEPGTHVGLAGTPQLAEAIDARVADGSVERAIVRIRAGLTAVAAAVEHGSALSAGQHQALAGVSEIVGVGTLPAVRRRGLALAVTAALVADARSRGAATVFLSAGDDDVARVYARLGFRKIGTALIAEPAD, encoded by the coding sequence GTGACTTCTGCCGATTTTGACGATCACCCTGAGCGGGCACTGCTGGACCGGCTCGAGGAGTACTACAACGCGGTCCCGCGCCACGGCGCCCGCGTCGAGGACCACGGGCCGCTCACCCTGTTCGTGCGGGAGGGCCAGGGCTGGCCGTTCTACGCACGTCCCGCACGGGGATGGTCCGGACCGCTGGAGTCCATCGACGTGCAGAAGGTCCGTGCCCGCCAGCGGGAGCTGGGAATCGCGGAGAGTTTCGAATGGGTCGCCGAGACCACGCCCACGCTGCGGGCAGCAGCCGAAGAGTCGGGACTCGTGGTCCACGAACATCCGCTGATGGTGCTCGATCCCGGTACTCCCGCAGCTCCATTGGAGGGGTTGTCCGGGAACACATCCGTGCAGATCATAGGCGCGGACGATCCGATACTGCCCAGCGCCCTGGCCGTTCCTCATCTCGCCTTCGCCGAGCCTGGAACCCACGTCGGTCTCGCGGGAACACCACAACTGGCGGAAGCGATCGACGCCCGCGTCGCCGACGGATCGGTGGAACGCGCGATCGTGCGTATCCGGGCGGGTCTGACGGCGGTCGCCGCAGCTGTCGAGCACGGATCAGCACTGTCCGCGGGCCAGCACCAAGCGCTCGCAGGAGTCAGCGAGATCGTCGGCGTCGGAACGCTCCCCGCAGTTCGCCGTCGCGGTCTTGCACTCGCGGTTACTGCGGCACTGGTGGCCGACGCCCGATCGCGAGGCGCGGCAACCGTCTTCCTGTCGGCAGGTGACGACGATGTCGCGCGGGTCTACGCCCGACTCGGCTTCCGCAAGATCGGTACGGCGCTGATCGCCGAACCCGCCGATTAA